One genomic window of Etheostoma spectabile isolate EspeVRDwgs_2016 chromosome 5, UIUC_Espe_1.0, whole genome shotgun sequence includes the following:
- the LOC116689706 gene encoding ubiquitin-associated protein 2 isoform X4, translated as MMTSVVSNQARGTRDRTLPTTTQTTQPQKQIQPTAEQIRLAQMIYDKNDADFEDKVKQLIEVTGKTQDECMVALHDCNEDVNRAINFLLESTSDINSWETVGKKRSLGKEGGPSEIKENREKKGGERETSRGRGASNRRGRGISRGREGRLEENGFEVAPGERGGDRGRRGRGRGAGVRGRGRAAAGNRFSSQGMGIFNPADYTANSRARQETWDSNEPAEGTGTWTGNGEDWASEDWNEDLSETKVFTASSTPANHITPGSNVDLASLLPKTGVAVGGSTDSDLGAIVDGPSAEDLGQSLVFTNSHHNGRTATHSYAHATANSYAHAASASTNYAHAALSSVLGSGFGSLNAPKPTPASDIRTSEQLNGPRLGQRASQPLATASSISVPKDAGPPSLQNPGPAFSPSVEVKAQRVENGPVTAHHMEMKLQPEPSAVLSQLAQRQQQSSILPTTEPLGLSHAPQVPTPPGHESSVTHIRDGASPGVKMPGMDPSVTEPPQRQLKTQRRRVPPLSKIPSSAVEMPGSADIPGLNVQFGALDFGSEAGSGTGDMAQTSARERAQVQGPAPVPMSLPTAVPTHQPQSSLFSKQPGSMSDHMSSLPTLPLAVSDPNFPSPSLGLPSVTPSPSMGLPSAAAPPSSAAPTTASRVESSGPRSLPPHLAFSQSNDVPSATVLTNGYSGMKTQSTPDTTSSSRAVKNESPVMTSDSGHHISSPAVALSHSTSIPSLSSHVTSSHSSGSALVTSSALTQMSNEESNSSGNLHAYSSSSSSQAVHSGSSAPLAVTSSITNGLHPSGAPGLTPNGTLSVAGNRTAPLLTTTSGKAPPNLAQGVPPLLANQYIMGPGGLLPAYPQIYGYEDLQMLQSRLPMDYYGVTFPGTTATMPGRESLANNPYSGEATKFGRNDSSSPAPPTSLSTAGVQSQPQQAPQAGTQGQGQGQQTQNQAFLNPPLPPGYGYTGLPYYAGVPGVPSAFQYGPAVFVPPASAKQPAMGLANPSNQYHQQHQPSYGQHAYGTAFDDLSQAHGGEYSKGGYGGSAQTQAKSAGSGPGKAPGLSGSGTSGGVPDMGGSIYSKAQSFDKQGFHTGTPPPFSLPSALGGTGPLNPGGAPGYAPAPFLHILPPHQQPHSQLLHHHLTQDGQTGPGQRGQSSSMQQKTQGSKSSYGNSPYWAN; from the exons AACTCCTGGGAGACTGTGGGGAAGAAGCGGAGCCTTGGGAAAGAAGGAGGACCCTCAGAGATAAAGGAAAACAGggagaagaaaggaggagagagggagactaGTCGCGGACGTGGGGCATCCAACAGGAGAGGTAGAGGCATCAGCCGAGGGCGAGAAG GTCGGTTAGAGGAGAATGGGTTTGAGGTGGCTCctggagagagaggtggagaccGTGGACGCAGGGGGCGGGGCAGAG GGGCAGGGGTTCGCGGTAGAGGAAGAGCAGCGGCTGGGAACAGGTTCTCCTCCCAGGGAATGGG CATCTTCAATCCTGCTGACTACACAGCTAACTCTCGAGCTCGCCAGGAGACATGGGACAGCAACGAACCTGCTGAGGGAACTG gaacATGGACAGGCAATGGGGAAGACTGGGCTTCAGAGGACTGGAATGAGGAT TTGTCTGAGACTAAAGTATTCACTGCCTCCTCTACTCCAGCAAACCACATCACACCTGGATCCAA TGTGGACCTGGCTAGTCTACTGCCAAAGACTGGAGTGGCTGTTGGGGGTTCTACGGACTCTGACTTGGGGGCGATAGTTGATGGTCCCTCAGCCGAGGATTTGGGCCAAAGCCTGGTGTTCACCAATTCCCACCACAATGGACGCACCGCAACACACAGCTACGCACACGCCACGGCCAACAGCTACGCCCATGCTGCCTCTGCTAGTACCAACTATGCACATGCTGCGCTG TCCTCAGTCCTGGGTTCTGGTTTTGGGTCCCTGAATGCGCCTAAGCCGACACCTGCCTCTGACATCAGGACATCGGAGCAGCTCAACGGCCCTCGGCTTGGTCAGAGAGCCAGTCAGCCATTGGCCACCGCCAGCAGCATTAGTGTTCCCAAAGATGCAGGGCCACCTTCACTACAGAACCCTGGTCCTGCTTTCTCCCCCTCTGTAGAAGTTAAGGCTCAGAGAGTGGAAAATGGCCCCGTTACCGCTCACCACA TGGAGATGAAGCTTCAACCAGAACCATCAGCGGTGCTCAGCCAGCTGGCTCAGAGGCAACAACAGTCCTCCATCCTTCCAACCACAGAGCCTCTAGGCCTGTCACATGCTCCACAGGTCCCCACACCGCCAG GTCATGAGTCCTCTGTTACTCATATAAGAGATGGAGCTTCTCCAGGAGTGAAGATGCCAGGCATGGATCCTTCTGTTACAGAACCCCCTCAGcggcagctaaagacacagagacGCAGAGTACCTCCCCTCTCAAAG ATACCATCGTCGGCAGTGGAGATGCCGGGCTCAGCAGATATACCTGGCCTGAATGTTCAGTTTGGGGCTCTTGATTTTGGGTCTGAGGCTGGTAGTGGAACAGGAGACATGGCTCAGACGTCAGCCAGGGAACGCGCCCAAGTTCAGGGCCCAGCTCCAGTACCTATGTCTCTCCCTACCGCTGTTCCCACACATCAGCCACAGAGCAGCCTGTTCTCCAAGCAGCCAGGATctatgag TGACCACATGAGCAGCTTACCCACCTTACCCTTAGCTGTATCAGATCCCAACTTCCCCTCACCATCCTTGGGCTTACCCAGTGTCACGCCCTCCCCCTCCATGGGTCTTCCCAGTGCAGCCGCTCCACCATCCTCTGCAGCTCCTACCACAGCCAGTCGTGTGGAGAGCAGTGGTCCAAGGTCCCTGCCACCTCATCTGGCCTTCTCTCAGAGCAACGATGTCCCCTCAGCTACTGTCCTTACA AATGGCTACAGTGGCATGAAGACACAGAGCACACCGGACA CTACGTCATCGTCTAGAGCCGTGAAAAATGAGTCTCCCGTTATGACGAGTGACAGTGGCCACCACATCTCCTCCCCTGCAGTTGCACTTTCCCACTCAACATCCATCCCCTCGCTCAGCAG tcatgtGACCAGTTCTCACTCATCTGGATCGGCCCTCGTCACGAGCTCCGCCCTTACT CAGATGAGTAACGAGGAGAGCAACAGTAGCGGCAACCTCCATGCCTATTCATCATCGTCGTCCAGCCAAGCTGTCCATTCCGGTTCTTCAGCTCCCCTGGCTGTCACCAGCTCAATCACCAATGGTCTTCATCCATCTGGAGCACCTGGACTAACTCCTAATGGCACACTCTCAGTTGCAGGCAACCGCACGGCACCCCTGCTCACAACCACCTCTG GTAAAGCTCCTCCAAACTTGGCCCAAGGGGTGCCCCCTCTCTTGGCCAACCAGTACATCATGGGCCCTGGTGGCTTGCTCCCTGCTTACCCG CAGATCTATGGATACGAGGATTTGCAAATGCTGCAGTCTCGCCTTCCTATG GATTATTATGGTGTAACATTCCCTGGTACTACGGCTACTATGCCTGGAAGAGAGAGTCTGGCCAACAATCCATATTCTG GGGAGGCGACAAAGTTTGGCAGAAATGATTCGTCATCTCCAGCTCCCCCAACCAGCTTGTCTACAGCCGGGGTGCAGTCCCAGCCCCAGCAGGCTCCACAGGCAGGAACACAGGGTCAGGGCCAGGGGCAGCAAACGCAGAACCAGGCCTTCCTCAACCCCCCTCTGCCTCCTGGCTATGGATACACTG GTCTGCCGTACTACGCTGGTGTGCCCGGGGTTCCTTCAGCCTTTCAGTATGGCCCGGCCGTCTTTGTGCCTCCTGCTTCGGCCAAGCAACCCGCAATGGGCCTGGCCAATCCCTCTAATCAGTATCACCAACAGCATCAGCCAAGTTACGGACAGCACGCATATGGCACAG CCTTTGATGACCTGTCTCAAGCCCACGGTGGAGAGTACAGTAAGGGAGGGTACGGAGGCTCTGCCCAGACGCAGGCCAAGTCAGCGGGCAGCGGCCCAGGGAAAG CACCAGGGCTGTCAGGGTCGGGTACCAGTGGAGGAGTTCCTGACATGGGCGGTTCAATCTACAGCAAAGCTCAG TCATTTGACAAGCAGGGCTTCCACACAGGGACACCGCCTCCCTTCAGCCTTCCTTCAGCGCTGGGAGGAACAGGGCCCCTGAACCCTGGGGGGGCTCCTGGCTATGCCCCTGCTCCCTTCCTGCATATCCTGCCACCGCACCAACAGCCCCACTCCCAGCTGCTGCACCATCACCTCACACAGGATGGACAG ACTGGTCCTGGTCAGCGCGGTCAGTCCAGCAGCATGCAGCAGAAAACCCAAGGCAGCAAGTCCAGCTATGGCAACTCCCCCTACTGGGCCAACTGA
- the LOC116689706 gene encoding ubiquitin-associated protein 2 isoform X1, translating into MMTSVVSNQARGTRDRTLPTTTQTTQPQKQIQPTAEQIRLAQMIYDKNDADFEDKVKQLIEVTGKTQDECMVALHDCNEDVNRAINFLLESTSDINSWETVGKKRSLGKEGGPSEIKENREKKGGERETSRGRGASNRRGRGISRGREGRLEENGFEVAPGERGGDRGRRGRGRGAGVRGRGRAAAGNRFSSQGMGIFNPADYTANSRARQETWDSNEPAEGTGTWTGNGEDWASEDWNEDLSETKVFTASSTPANHITPGSNVDLASLLPKTGVAVGGSTDSDLGAIVDGPSAEDLGQSLVFTNSHHNGRTATHSYAHATANSYAHAASASTNYAHAALSSVLGSGFGSLNAPKPTPASDIRTSEQLNGPRLGQRASQPLATASSISVPKDAGPPSLQNPGPAFSPSVEVKAQRVENGPVTAHHMEMKLQPEPSAVLSQLAQRQQQSSILPTTEPLGLSHAPQVPTPPGHESSVTHIRDGASPGVKMPGMDPSVTEPPQRQLKTQRRRVPPLSKIPSSAVEMPGSADIPGLNVQFGALDFGSEAGSGTGDMAQTSARERAQVQGPAPVPMSLPTAVPTHQPQSSLFSKQPGSMSDHMSSLPTLPLAVSDPNFPSPSLGLPSVTPSPSMGLPSAAAPPSSAAPTTASRVESSGPRSLPPHLAFSQSNDVPSATVLTNGYSGMKTQSTPDTTSSSRAVKNESPVMTSDSGHHISSPAVALSHSTSIPSLSSHVTSSHSSGSALVTSSALTQMSNEESNSSGNLHAYSSSSSSQAVHSGSSAPLAVTSSITNGLHPSGAPGLTPNGTLSVAGNRTAPLLTTTSGKAPPNLAQGVPPLLANQYIMGPGGLLPAYPQIYGYEDLQMLQSRLPMDYYGVTFPGTTATMPGRESLANNPYSGEATKFGRNDSSSPAPPTSLSTAGVQSQPQQAPQAGTQGQGQGQQTQNQAFLNPPLPPGYGYTGLPYYAGVPGVPSAFQYGPAVFVPPASAKQPAMGLANPSNQYHQQHQPSYGQHAYGTAFDDLSQAHGGEYSKGGYGGSAQTQAKSAGSGPGKDDSTVKSVLEKAPGLSGSGTSGGVPDMGGSIYSKAQSFDKQGFHTGTPPPFSLPSALGGTGPLNPGGAPGYAPAPFLHILPPHQQPHSQLLHHHLTQDGQTGPGQRGQSSSMQQKTQGSKSSYGNSPYWAN; encoded by the exons AACTCCTGGGAGACTGTGGGGAAGAAGCGGAGCCTTGGGAAAGAAGGAGGACCCTCAGAGATAAAGGAAAACAGggagaagaaaggaggagagagggagactaGTCGCGGACGTGGGGCATCCAACAGGAGAGGTAGAGGCATCAGCCGAGGGCGAGAAG GTCGGTTAGAGGAGAATGGGTTTGAGGTGGCTCctggagagagaggtggagaccGTGGACGCAGGGGGCGGGGCAGAG GGGCAGGGGTTCGCGGTAGAGGAAGAGCAGCGGCTGGGAACAGGTTCTCCTCCCAGGGAATGGG CATCTTCAATCCTGCTGACTACACAGCTAACTCTCGAGCTCGCCAGGAGACATGGGACAGCAACGAACCTGCTGAGGGAACTG gaacATGGACAGGCAATGGGGAAGACTGGGCTTCAGAGGACTGGAATGAGGAT TTGTCTGAGACTAAAGTATTCACTGCCTCCTCTACTCCAGCAAACCACATCACACCTGGATCCAA TGTGGACCTGGCTAGTCTACTGCCAAAGACTGGAGTGGCTGTTGGGGGTTCTACGGACTCTGACTTGGGGGCGATAGTTGATGGTCCCTCAGCCGAGGATTTGGGCCAAAGCCTGGTGTTCACCAATTCCCACCACAATGGACGCACCGCAACACACAGCTACGCACACGCCACGGCCAACAGCTACGCCCATGCTGCCTCTGCTAGTACCAACTATGCACATGCTGCGCTG TCCTCAGTCCTGGGTTCTGGTTTTGGGTCCCTGAATGCGCCTAAGCCGACACCTGCCTCTGACATCAGGACATCGGAGCAGCTCAACGGCCCTCGGCTTGGTCAGAGAGCCAGTCAGCCATTGGCCACCGCCAGCAGCATTAGTGTTCCCAAAGATGCAGGGCCACCTTCACTACAGAACCCTGGTCCTGCTTTCTCCCCCTCTGTAGAAGTTAAGGCTCAGAGAGTGGAAAATGGCCCCGTTACCGCTCACCACA TGGAGATGAAGCTTCAACCAGAACCATCAGCGGTGCTCAGCCAGCTGGCTCAGAGGCAACAACAGTCCTCCATCCTTCCAACCACAGAGCCTCTAGGCCTGTCACATGCTCCACAGGTCCCCACACCGCCAG GTCATGAGTCCTCTGTTACTCATATAAGAGATGGAGCTTCTCCAGGAGTGAAGATGCCAGGCATGGATCCTTCTGTTACAGAACCCCCTCAGcggcagctaaagacacagagacGCAGAGTACCTCCCCTCTCAAAG ATACCATCGTCGGCAGTGGAGATGCCGGGCTCAGCAGATATACCTGGCCTGAATGTTCAGTTTGGGGCTCTTGATTTTGGGTCTGAGGCTGGTAGTGGAACAGGAGACATGGCTCAGACGTCAGCCAGGGAACGCGCCCAAGTTCAGGGCCCAGCTCCAGTACCTATGTCTCTCCCTACCGCTGTTCCCACACATCAGCCACAGAGCAGCCTGTTCTCCAAGCAGCCAGGATctatgag TGACCACATGAGCAGCTTACCCACCTTACCCTTAGCTGTATCAGATCCCAACTTCCCCTCACCATCCTTGGGCTTACCCAGTGTCACGCCCTCCCCCTCCATGGGTCTTCCCAGTGCAGCCGCTCCACCATCCTCTGCAGCTCCTACCACAGCCAGTCGTGTGGAGAGCAGTGGTCCAAGGTCCCTGCCACCTCATCTGGCCTTCTCTCAGAGCAACGATGTCCCCTCAGCTACTGTCCTTACA AATGGCTACAGTGGCATGAAGACACAGAGCACACCGGACA CTACGTCATCGTCTAGAGCCGTGAAAAATGAGTCTCCCGTTATGACGAGTGACAGTGGCCACCACATCTCCTCCCCTGCAGTTGCACTTTCCCACTCAACATCCATCCCCTCGCTCAGCAG tcatgtGACCAGTTCTCACTCATCTGGATCGGCCCTCGTCACGAGCTCCGCCCTTACT CAGATGAGTAACGAGGAGAGCAACAGTAGCGGCAACCTCCATGCCTATTCATCATCGTCGTCCAGCCAAGCTGTCCATTCCGGTTCTTCAGCTCCCCTGGCTGTCACCAGCTCAATCACCAATGGTCTTCATCCATCTGGAGCACCTGGACTAACTCCTAATGGCACACTCTCAGTTGCAGGCAACCGCACGGCACCCCTGCTCACAACCACCTCTG GTAAAGCTCCTCCAAACTTGGCCCAAGGGGTGCCCCCTCTCTTGGCCAACCAGTACATCATGGGCCCTGGTGGCTTGCTCCCTGCTTACCCG CAGATCTATGGATACGAGGATTTGCAAATGCTGCAGTCTCGCCTTCCTATG GATTATTATGGTGTAACATTCCCTGGTACTACGGCTACTATGCCTGGAAGAGAGAGTCTGGCCAACAATCCATATTCTG GGGAGGCGACAAAGTTTGGCAGAAATGATTCGTCATCTCCAGCTCCCCCAACCAGCTTGTCTACAGCCGGGGTGCAGTCCCAGCCCCAGCAGGCTCCACAGGCAGGAACACAGGGTCAGGGCCAGGGGCAGCAAACGCAGAACCAGGCCTTCCTCAACCCCCCTCTGCCTCCTGGCTATGGATACACTG GTCTGCCGTACTACGCTGGTGTGCCCGGGGTTCCTTCAGCCTTTCAGTATGGCCCGGCCGTCTTTGTGCCTCCTGCTTCGGCCAAGCAACCCGCAATGGGCCTGGCCAATCCCTCTAATCAGTATCACCAACAGCATCAGCCAAGTTACGGACAGCACGCATATGGCACAG CCTTTGATGACCTGTCTCAAGCCCACGGTGGAGAGTACAGTAAGGGAGGGTACGGAGGCTCTGCCCAGACGCAGGCCAAGTCAGCGGGCAGCGGCCCAGGGAAAG ATGATTCTACAGTCAAGAGTGTTCTGGAGAaag CACCAGGGCTGTCAGGGTCGGGTACCAGTGGAGGAGTTCCTGACATGGGCGGTTCAATCTACAGCAAAGCTCAG TCATTTGACAAGCAGGGCTTCCACACAGGGACACCGCCTCCCTTCAGCCTTCCTTCAGCGCTGGGAGGAACAGGGCCCCTGAACCCTGGGGGGGCTCCTGGCTATGCCCCTGCTCCCTTCCTGCATATCCTGCCACCGCACCAACAGCCCCACTCCCAGCTGCTGCACCATCACCTCACACAGGATGGACAG ACTGGTCCTGGTCAGCGCGGTCAGTCCAGCAGCATGCAGCAGAAAACCCAAGGCAGCAAGTCCAGCTATGGCAACTCCCCCTACTGGGCCAACTGA